The genomic stretch ACACCATGTTCCCAGCCAGGGTCAGTGAACCCTGTTGATCGAAAGGGAGCAACTTCTTCAACCATTTTTGGCACACCTGCTTCAGCCCTTCTCACTGTTTTATCTGGGGAAAAACTCAAAATGGGTTAATCCTAATACCAATGTACTTGCAACCAAAAGGTTAGTGATAAAGAAGATAGTGTGCATGCAGGCAATCTTTATAGGATGAGATGTTGATAAAAGATACAATGAAAGGCTTTATCTTCTGTGATAAGAAGCAAGTGGGATCTGATGACACAAAATGCAGCAAAAGCTAGCTTCATCATATTTAGTGGTGGTCATGTCTGCTTTCCaagagaaggaagatgagaaaaAGCAGGGAAGACCAACATATTGAAGGTCCTTTTGCCTACGATGATCGAGTGGCCAGAGTTTTCTAGGTTATCGTCATCACAAATGCATTGAGCATTTGATCATTCCATCCTGAAAGAGATGGAGGAGGACAACAACCATGGAAGGAGAAGGAATTCCATAGAGGAGTAGACTTGGTGCACAGTGCATGCACTGTACCGGAGATGACAGAAACATGTGGGCGATCAACATGTCCACTCCTGCAATTGCTGACTGCACAGGAAGTCAAATCTGGTTTTTTCACATGTTACCGCAAGAGTAGAAAGGACTGGAATGGAGTTTTGACTGACATAATAAAGCATTTTCTTGTTTTGTGATGCTGACAACATGCaactccaattcttgttaaaacaAGAATCCAGATTTGTAGAAGTTCCATGACAAATTCTGATAATATAGTACATTAGAACGAAACATATTAAAAGACTTCTTTTGACACACCATAATATGGAATGTTTCTAAATGGTTTGTTATTTTAACACCAAACAATGAACAGCAATAAGTAACTTTTGCTCTTGTTCACTATTTGTAGCAAAAGGTAATATTACCTATAAGATACACGCTAGTGGGGTGCAATTTATCTGCAATGCAAATAGCATTTTTAAACATCCAAGAgactgaaaaattaaaaaatcaattTATTGGTGCTCTTCAGTAACAGATGCAGAACCAACTCCTGACAATGGAAACGTCATCGGCAGAACTTTCTCCTgtattcatcagaaaatagagaaTTGTGGGATCTGTAAACATGTTTCCATAACAGACCATTCTAAAAAAGTGGACTAGATAACAATCATATGCAACCCAAATGCTTAAAACAGTAGGATTATGATACATTGTAATTGCTAATAACCGTCAATTGTCCAGAGATTACAGTAGAATCATTCTCAAATCAAAGCACTTTAGTGAAGCTGGAAACTCTCCCTCAGACCACTTTTAACTGATAAGTCAAGAGGAAAAGGAACATTAGACTGAACCAAAAAGATAAGCGACTACTAATTGAGGGAGAAGGAGCAGGGGATGGAAAACAGAAGGCAGGAGGTGCAAAGAACTGAAAGACCTAAATGTTGAACAGCATGACTATTAACATCATGCAGATGGATGACAATTCAAGGTAATTAAGAAAGTCAAAGCATCGGGCCAATTAATTTGATGCCTTCACTGTGTCATGCACAATTCATATATAATCATCGTAACTCATGCAAACAAAGATCAAGaatgaaagaaataaagaaagatgAAGAAAATTTAATTGTCTCCTCAACTAAGCCTGATTGTTACATAAGCGAATTTTGCAACTACCAAATAAATACTTGCAAATAATAGAAACTCCGATAATTTTACCAGTCTGCAGCAGGGATTATATGTGATTGCAAGATCAACCCAAAGAATCATTTTTGCAACCTAAGAAGCAGAATGCATCAGCATAATTGGTAATGAGAACAACCTAACCTTCTCTAAAAGCATCTGCATTTTTTTCACAAATCTTAAACACGATATTAGAAATCAAGATTGTGAGTCAATAGTCAATGATCACAATGCTCTCCTGGACAGCAAAAGACAGCCCTGGTTACAAAAGCATCCAATTGGGAGAAAAACAATGCAATGATGAGATAAACACTCATCGAGAATGAAGATAAGGCTAACTACCAGGGACGAAATATATGTTTGTTTAATTATCTTGTGTTGGTGAAAATAGTAAATAATTGGTTGCCGGGATGTGTTCTCGCTGCTTAAATGTCTTACTGATAAGGATAACTACAAGTAAGACCTTGCAATCAGTAATTAAATCTATAGGTTAGTCGATATTCTGCTAAACTGAAATTGAGAACTACAATTCAATTCAAGGAAGTCATCTTCATCTTTAACCTCTAGAATATGCGGAGCAGGGTTCGATGTTTGGACTCTGCACTTCTAACCTCATAAACTAATATATCATAATCATATATTAACACATGCAACAGTGTGTCCCTACCATTATAAGCAATCTACTGCACCAAAAATGGGGTACAATTTCAAATGCGCTATGGCTCACCTTATCCAAAAGCTTAATTTCTACCagaatttttttccttttattaacTGGCCTGATGTTCATGGATCAAACTCTCTTGATATAAACCCCTATTACCAAATATGATGTTCATGTTCAAATAACCGTGAACACTGCGTGCAAAGTCAACTTTTACCAACTGCAGGTTCACTCTTTTTATGAAACCATCATTCAGAATTTCATTTCAAGAATCTTCCCGGTTTTGAACGTTCCAAGGTTAAAGAAGATGCTAGAATCAGCTAGAATCACTCCAGCACTTCAATGAACCTACTTTCCATGTAGCAAATTCACCATGAAAACTTTAAAATTTGGAATGACCATTACTCTTCGAATTCAGATAAGGAAACAGCAAATCACTGATATAACTGAGCTGCACTACACCTAATTCCACTTACATGCCACAGCAATTATCCATTTTTGCTGCCAAAAGCAGCATCATTTCTTTCCACAATGGAAAAACAAAAGAGATTTCGAATTTCTACAAACCTTTTCATCATCAGATTCCCAACAAAGAAGACTTACTTCGTTCCTAACCCAACATATAACGAAACAAATCCTTAAGCACCCAATCGAACAAACAAACCCTAAATAACAGAAATCATCATCCCAACGGAACATAAGAGATACGAGAAATGTGACTCGTAGAGGGAAGAGAATTAGCCTGGATCGACTCGGATTACCGGAGAGAAGAGTGGATCGAGCACCGCGGGAGGTCTGGGCGATTGCCGTCTCGCCATCGGGGGTTCGTCTCCTCGACTCGGTGGCGTCCTGTCGTCGCTCGCCCCTTTGCCCTGGCCTCGCGCGTTGACTCGGAGCCGGATATAGGGCTGAGTCCGACGCATACAGCGAACTCAGATCTGGCCGAGGATCGGTCTCTCGACTCAGCACTGCCTCGGTCCGGTTCGACAGCGAGTCACATATACAAGAGCTTTGTACGTATAGTACTCCAACATGTACTTAATAATGAACGTATTTGATGAATTATTCAAAATGAAAGTATATTTCTTCAAAATGCAGTGATAAATGTTAATTAATTTACCACCAGtaaataaattttatagtatCTATTTATCTAGATATTCATGTTTTAGTAGTGATAACTATTTCAACTAGGTTGTATCttgacacatatatatatatatatatatatatatatggatatatgcaTTCTCTGTATTAATTAATCTTGATTACTGGCTTGTCGATTTTTTTAGTGTGTAATTAGACCatattttccaataaatgtattgAATTTTATTAAGACTTCAACAATTAGTATCTAATTTTATTCCATATTATTCCATTTTAGGTTAAGAAATATATAGGAATGAGACAACTATAAAAAAGTGTTTTTTAGGTGCATTATAGTCGCGATTCTTGGGTTAGATCAAACAAAGTATAAGATTTAGGCTAGTCAAGAGACtaatgtatacataaatataaacatatattatCGGAAAGGGCAAAATAACTgtttttttctcatataattgTAGAATGTATTAAGAAAACATATGAAAATGAGATTAATTAACCCCACCAAGACGCATGAAAGACCTACAAAACATCATCCCTTTCGGTCTCCAATCACCCTCATCGGTGGGCGTCGCCCACGAACGGCGGCGCGTCGTTGGGCCCCCCAAGATCCATCGACGACGTGGCCGATGCCGGCGGAGTGGCGTACCTGGCGGAGAATCCCCGTCTAACGCTGTGGCCGTCGGAGTCGCTGCCCAGCCCTTCGTCGAAGTTGAGGGCGTAACTGAGGGGGTCGTATCCGAACCCGCCGTGACGGGGCCGGCGGCGGAACCGCCGGACGAAGGTCTTCCATCTGGGGCCGGCCACGATCTCCGTCCACTCCCTCACTTTCATGACCACCTTCATTCCTCGCCTCCACCACCACCGCCCCGTCACAGGCCCTCCCCCGTACTCGCGCCGCTCCGCCGCCTTGCGCGCCCGCGTGCCAGGCCAGGGCATCCGGAAGCAGCAACAGCCGCGCTTGGCGAACATCTCGTCCGCGGTGACCAGTGCCGTTCCTTCCGGAGCCGGAAAGCGAGCGGCCGAGTCCATCTCTGTGGGCGCCGAAGGAAGATACGTATCTCTTCCTCTCGTCTCACCCACAGCACGGTTGGGGATAGGGAAAAGGGCGATGAGATCAACGGCAGGGATGGAAACAGCTGTAGAGTGAGGGAGTGAATGGACGATCGAGGAGAGAGGAGGTCGGTATGGTATGCGAAGGCGTCACTCCGAGAATCCCGTCAGCAAACGGTTCcgactaattaattaattaacgtGTATACTAGTGATAACAAAAACAATACGCAACAAATTAAAAGGAATCGATTGTCCTAATTGCTCAGGCTTCGACCCGGAGACGGTCCAGGCGAACCCATTGGAAGAGCAGGTTGGGGCCCAAACCCAAGTCTGGCTGGACGGGGCCCACGAATGGACATGACTGTCTCACGTGACCGTCGAGCAGCGATCAACGAAGCATAAGAAAAAGATGATGGAGGGTATGACAAAGTATTATTAGGAAAACATCGAGGCACCCAATGACTCTCGAGACTCGCGAAGACACCGATCGAGGCTTTCGGTCCACCTGTTGTCTCGCAAAACTTTTGCAGACCGAGGAGGTGAAGGCGTTCATGCTGGCTTGTGAACCGGCGGCCATTAAGCTCACATTAATCGGCGGCCTAACCAGATTCTTCCCTCCTTAATGCCCCTCCCCCCTTTAGCCTGCCTCTTTTGGCCGCTACAAGCGGAGTGGGGAACACCCCTTTGTCTCCTTGTCCTTTTGGAGGGAATCCACGGAAAGCTAGAGATGAAGGCCGCAGCAGGCCTCTTCTTCACCCTCTTTTTGTTCCTCGTCATCGGAGAGTAGGCGGATCAAGAACTGGTTTGGATGTTTTTTTCCCGACTCCTTTCTCAAGTCGTGTCATGTGATTGGTAGGTGGAGGCTCATTCTGTATCCTTTCGGGTTTTCTCCCAGGTGAATcgggaggagatggaggaggcgAAGAAGAAGGCGATGGTGCTGCTGTTCTTGGTGGTCTTGTCCGGTGGGTTTTGCAGCGTGTCTGCTGCTTCCCCTGCAAGTAAGCAAGTTGTGCTGCTGCTTTTTCTCGGTGGTTTTTTCTCTCCAACATCTTTCGTTCTCCAATCTCGTCTGCTTCCTTGCTCCAGGGCTGGTTAGTGCGTTTGTCTCCAATCTCTTGTCGGCTCTGTTGCGACGTCTGTGGTCGTTGACGCCTTCTACTGGAAACGGTAGCATTCCTTACCATTCTACCGTTTCTCGTTCCCCTCTCAGCTATTCGGTAGGGTTTTTCTTTGATTGGGCGACCGTTCTGCAGCGATCTTGAACCGTTCGAGTGTGAAGTTTGAGAGCGGGTACAATGTGGAGACCGTGTTTGATGGAAGCAAACTTGGAATCGAGCCATTCTCTGTTGGAGTCATGCCGAGCGGGGATCTCCTAGTCTTGGATTCCCTGAACAGCAACATTTACAGAGTTTCTCTGCCGTTGTCTAAATGTGGGTGTTTCGTTTCCATTCATCTTGTGATGCCTATAATCTGTTTCATTGCTGGAATGAGCCATTTCTTTTATGAGGAGTTTGTGGTCACAAAACTTTCTATTATAGGGCTGATAATTTACTGATGTTACAATTTAGTTCATTCACTTCGGTGGTGGTCTTGGTACCTTCTCTCGTGACTTCCTTCTGTTCACCATCTACCTGTTGGTATTATCTGTGTTTCTACTGGAACTCTGATGCATGCTGTTCAAATGGGTTATATCTTAGGTGTGGTCAAGTTGATAACTGTTGCTTAGTTCTCATCCAATTTCTCATTGTGCAGTTATAAATTTATTTGTTTGTTAAACCATCAGATTTCATGAGTTTCATTTAGAATCATAAACTGGCTAGATTTGCTGAATTCATGTATCTGATCATCTGTTGGTATTATTGTTAATTCATTGAAAAGGTTAACATAAATTGCTTTTTGTGTGAGATAGTTTTCTAGATTCTATAAGGATGTGATTAAAATTTTGCTAAAGATGAATTATTTAACTATAGCGATGCTTAAATTGAATTTGATGACCCTAAATTGGTTTATTATCATTGACCAATATAAAAAAATGATGTTGAAGCTTGATTCATTATCTTCTTTTTGTTCATCACATTCTTTTGTTTTAGAAACTTTTTCTTTCTAAGCTTACCATGAAAGTGCTTGTTGAAAAAATTGTTCTGGTCTCTCCTATATTCATTAATAGTTCATGGAATATTAATGTCTCTTAGTTGTCATGACAACTTTATGTGTTGATTATTAActgaacattttgaaaataacagACAGCAGGCCTAAGCTTGTTGCTGGTTCAGCAGAAGGATACACTGGTCATGTTGATGGGAAGCCACGGGGAGCAAGGATGAATCATCCAAAGGGACTTGCGGTGGATGATAAGGGTAACATTTATGTTGCAGACACCAAGAACAAAGCAATCAGGAAAGTCAGTGACACTGGTAAACTTGGGATCTTACGGAAAATTCACTTCGAACTGTAAATTTTTAGTGCATAATTTATGAGTGTATTATGTTCTTTATTTCAATGTtctctttggatttttttttaggATTTCATACTCTTAATGACGTATAAATGTTATCTCGGATCTACTATTCACAAGAAAGAGATGatggtaaataattttttttgtggaGTTAAAATGGAAATGCAAAAATGGAGAGGAACAATGGAAGTGTTATGTGATCATTGTTTTTATCCATTATATTAAAATGAAAGTATTACAATATATTTGTAAGATCAACTATGCTTTATGGGTATGGATGTGTGGCGATCAAGAAACAACATCTACAAAAAGTGGTGTCACTGAAATGAGTGTGGTGAGATGGAATTTGCAGTTATTAGGAATGTTATAataaacatatttatattcatgaagaGTAAGGGATAGTCTTTGAGTATTTGGATGATCTATCACTTAATTTgtcgaaataaaaaaaatcatcaatagtTATGTTTAGAAAAATAACCTAGTCATTTTGGTCCAATATTCTTGTAGTCTctagttatagttttgattgagttGCTTTCTCTCATCGAATAGAATTTGCTTATTTTTgtttataaaattatcaatcgaataaaaaaaaatcatcaatagtTATGTTTAGAAAAATAACCTAGTCATTTTGGTCCAATATTCTTGTAGTCTCTAGTTATAATTTTGCTTGAGTTGCTTTCTCTCATCGAATAGAATTTGCTTATTTGTCTACAACTTCTTTCACACATTAAAACAAAATTGTGTATTTCTCAAGTCGCAGACGTAAGTTGTACAAATATTCCTACAAATCATGTGTAATTGTGTTTGAATTTGTTTTTAGTGTACAATTATTCAAAAGGCTAAAGCTACAAATCAGAATGATGGAAAGGTAGTGCATGTAGTTTTGGTGTGTATTCTGGGAGACAAATTTGCTATTTCCAATTACACTAATAATTTGTCTCAAGTGTGATGAATTTGGACAAACATAACGGTTGCATGAACAACAGATGGTTTTAGTTCTAGTTTTTTATATTTGTGACTTGTATGTAGTTTGACAGTAATGTTTATGTGGCAGAAGCTCAGATTGTTTACAGTTTACAATCCATCAGTTATGGATTGCTCTCAAGACTTAATTTATCTGTTCTGTTTGAGAATGGTAACCTTACAAATGTAGAACCATTCTCAATTTTGAGACAAGTTTAGTATTTGTCAACCAAGCCTTGAATTTGGTCTATGGGATGGCAATAGTTCTTTTAACTGTATTAATGTATTTTTGTTTACCTGGACTCTggttaattttttcttttatcagTCATATATTTCAAGATTTATGTGAAGTTTCCTTCCAGCACTTTTTATGACCTATTTTGCTTCATAAATTCATGACCTATTTGCTTTGCATGGACTGCCTCTCTAAAGTTGTCGTCTGGCAGACATGATCTGAAAGTGTTCCTGCTTTGTCTTCTCTCTAAAATGAAATTGCATTGATATCCAACATTCATTTTTGGGGTACATCTACATAAACATTCCTGCCATGTCAACCATGCTTCTAGACATAATTATATCTCTGCTATCTCTATTTCTTATTGGAGTTAACTAAAAGtgtaaaaggaagcaagaaatgaAGAACAAGAAAGGAATTACATACTAACAATGGTTTCCATGTTTGAGTAGGAGTTACAACAATAGCTGGGGGAAAGTCGAACAAAGGGGGCCACGTCGATGGGCCAAGTGAAGATGCAACATTCTCCAGTGATTTTGAGGTGGTCTACATTGGTAGTGGCTGTTCTCTTCTGGTGGTAGACAGGGGTAACAAGGCAATCCGGGAGATCCAGCTGCACTTTGATGATTGTTCTTACCAGTATGGAGCTGGTTTTCCTCTAGGTAGAGTTTCAATTATTGTCATGTTCGTTTCTTCTTTTGTTAATGTTATTAGGCATCTACTCACTCAATCTAGTCATGCTACCATGTCTTTCTCTGTATAGGACATTTATACTCTTGTTTAACTAGGCCACCTATTGGTAAATCAAAATTGTCATGCAGGAATTGCAATGCTCTTTGCTGCTGGTTTCTTTGGCTACATGCTTGCAATGTTGCAGCAGCGGTGGGCAGTGGTAGTATCGTCCACTAATGTGAGTTACCGTTGAcacattcatttttatcaaggacgtatgaaacACTGATTCAAATACAGGATATTGATACAAAAATACAAAACAGTAGTAGTAGATATGCCAAGTTTTGGAAAAAAAAGTTAGACATGCACAATACaacgataaaaaatattttgatgtttTATTTAAAAAAGTTTGACATTTATTTATAGTCTAAGGCATCAATAATGGCCTGTAATTAACTTGCATCTGTagcatattattaaaaaaaaatcatttctgaTGACATGGTACTTCAAGATTATCAAGAAAACAAGAAACCAACAAGAAATTGTAATTAATGAAGAATTTTTTTCAAGTTCATTGGTCATAATTTGATGCTTATATGAGAACATGTACAAATAGTTTAATCTTATGTTCGTTTCTACAATTTAAAAATTACTGGTAAAGTAAAACAAagtttttgggaaaaaaaaaatcatgaggcATCCTCTTAGTGCACTAAATTTCCTgatcattttaatatttatttaaaatcagATACTTGAAAGAAGTTTGCAATAAGCATCTATGAAATATCATTTAAGTATCTTAGCCAGCACACACATGATATGGATATGTCTAGCAATTTTCATAGTTAAGGATGATAAGCTGAAATACAAGAACAAACATCCTTACAGTGAGAGTAgtgactttttttctttttgtggaaCCAGTCATATGCTTTATCCAATTTCACATTCGGTGGGCCTATCTTTATAAAAATGCTGTAGACTTAAAAGTCTGTTTGATTCTCCAAGTTTATGCTTTTGTCTTGTTGTCTTTCATTTCCCTAATATGCTTTTTCTTCTCATGCTCTAGAATCTTGGTAGAGTAACACCACCATTTCTAAAGGGTAAAAGAATACAATTAATTCTTTTCAGGATCCAACATCTCCTACTGAAGCAAGCTATCTGTCTAGTCCGTATCAGCAGCCAATGAACTCATCACTCAGGCCACCACTAATTCCACCGGAAGCTGAATACAAGAAGCATGAAGAAGAAGAGGGCCTCTTCACCTCAGTTAAGAAGCTTGTCACAGGTGCTGGCTTATCCCTCAGTCTCATGATCAGTGGAATATTCTTGAGAAAAAGGTCACAGAGCTATCACCAGGAGCAGCAGAAGCAACAACGCAAGGCAAACTCATGGCCCCTGCAAGAAAGTTTCGTCGTTCCAGACGAAGAACCACCTCCAGTAGAGGTACAAACACCAAATCAGCAGCGTAAGACCTATGCATTCATGTCAAAGAACCTGGAGAAGGTCCAGCAACTACGTAATGACAGAGCCTATTTCAATGGATGGGATGGAGAATCACAACCGCAGCAGCACTTGCAGAAACATCGACAGCTCTCTTCAAGCCCACAGACCTACTATGAGCCAACCTACGAGACAACAGACGAGGTGGTTTTTGGGGCAGTGCAGGAATCGGATAGTAAGTATGACATAGCTCCATCCTATGATCAATATGGTCCTCGGTACCGAGTCAGT from Musa acuminata AAA Group cultivar baxijiao chromosome BXJ1-3, Cavendish_Baxijiao_AAA, whole genome shotgun sequence encodes the following:
- the LOC103978025 gene encoding uncharacterized protein LOC103978025, whose protein sequence is MEEAKKKAMVLLFLVVLSGGFCSVSAASPARLVSAFVSNLLSALLRRLWSLTPSTGNAILNRSSVKFESGYNVETVFDGSKLGIEPFSVGVMPSGDLLVLDSLNSNIYRVSLPLSKYSRPKLVAGSAEGYTGHVDGKPRGARMNHPKGLAVDDKGNIYVADTKNKAIRKVSDTGVTTIAGGKSNKGGHVDGPSEDATFSSDFEVVYIGSGCSLLVVDRGNKAIREIQLHFDDCSYQYGAGFPLGIAMLFAAGFFGYMLAMLQQRWAVVVSSTNDPTSPTEASYLSSPYQQPMNSSLRPPLIPPEAEYKKHEEEEGLFTSVKKLVTGAGLSLSLMISGIFLRKRSQSYHQEQQKQQRKANSWPLQESFVVPDEEPPPVEVQTPNQQRKTYAFMSKNLEKVQQLRNDRAYFNGWDGESQPQQHLQKHRQLSSSPQTYYEPTYETTDEVVFGAVQESDSKYDIAPSYDQYGPRYRVSYLGHYNDY
- the LOC135636146 gene encoding uncharacterized protein LOC135636146, which translates into the protein MDSAARFPAPEGTALVTADEMFAKRGCCCFRMPWPGTRARKAAERREYGGGPVTGRWWWRRGMKVVMKVREWTEIVAGPRWKTFVRRFRRRPRHGGFGYDPLSYALNFDEGLGSDSDGHSVRRGFSARYATPPASATSSMDLGGPNDAPPFVGDAHR